One part of the Candidatus Zixiibacteriota bacterium genome encodes these proteins:
- a CDS encoding pitrilysin family protein produces MKKRMIINWLMAWALMATGAAAQTEMQIPVQQFSLDNGLTFLVVERPTAPVFSGYICVSVGSAHEINGNIGTAHLLEHMMFKGSQNIGTTDYESEKVLMAKEDSVWAKIDEARRQLPYLKINYPDKVAEQEKYIESLQMILDSLAEASSQYVVQNEFDGIYTRHGAAEFNASTGYDHTNYYVSLPSNRLELWFAMESDRLKNPAFREFFTERSVVSEERRLSVENNPDTKLYEQVIGTAYMAHPYKIFWEWQSEVNNLTRQDLENFFRKYYIPQEMTVAIVGNVKLAEVKRLAEKYFGDIPRGTLPEPIYTEEPPQTGERRIDVNYESSPALYIAFHKTAFDSPEEPVFQIIQRLLGDGRTSRLYKALVLDKQTCLDISVGEFPGGELGSEDPGLFLIFAYPKEGVSTAEVEKGVYEELEKLAATPVDEKELTKIKNRIDADFIWGLQSNIGLAGRLASTHLQAQDWQYLLSFRDKLKQVTADDIMATAKKYLIKENRTVATLIPKISGEGK; encoded by the coding sequence ATGAAGAAGCGGATGATTATCAACTGGTTGATGGCATGGGCGCTGATGGCAACGGGAGCGGCGGCGCAGACGGAAATGCAGATTCCGGTGCAGCAATTCAGTCTGGACAACGGATTGACCTTTCTGGTTGTGGAACGGCCTACGGCTCCGGTTTTTTCCGGATATATCTGTGTTTCAGTCGGCTCGGCTCATGAGATAAACGGCAATATCGGCACGGCACATCTTTTGGAGCATATGATGTTCAAGGGTTCTCAGAATATAGGCACGACCGATTATGAATCGGAAAAAGTGTTAATGGCAAAGGAAGATTCGGTCTGGGCAAAAATAGACGAAGCGCGTCGTCAGCTGCCGTATCTGAAGATAAACTATCCGGATAAAGTCGCGGAGCAGGAAAAATATATAGAGTCGCTGCAGATGATTCTTGATTCTCTGGCTGAAGCCAGTTCGCAATATGTAGTACAAAATGAATTTGACGGGATTTACACTCGTCACGGCGCCGCGGAATTCAACGCCAGCACCGGCTATGACCATACCAATTATTATGTTTCGCTGCCGTCAAATCGCCTCGAGCTCTGGTTTGCGATGGAATCAGACCGTCTAAAAAATCCGGCTTTCCGGGAGTTCTTCACGGAACGCTCCGTGGTCAGCGAAGAGAGACGACTTTCGGTGGAAAACAATCCCGATACGAAGCTGTATGAGCAGGTAATCGGAACGGCATATATGGCGCATCCTTACAAGATATTCTGGGAGTGGCAGTCGGAAGTGAACAATCTGACCCGCCAGGATCTTGAGAATTTCTTCCGCAAGTACTATATCCCGCAAGAAATGACGGTGGCAATTGTCGGCAATGTCAAGCTGGCCGAGGTAAAGAGACTGGCGGAGAAGTATTTTGGAGATATCCCGCGGGGGACTCTGCCGGAACCGATTTATACCGAAGAGCCGCCTCAGACCGGTGAGAGGCGCATCGATGTGAACTATGAATCCTCGCCGGCGCTATATATCGCCTTCCATAAGACGGCATTCGATTCGCCGGAGGAGCCGGTTTTTCAGATTATTCAGCGGTTGCTGGGAGACGGGCGGACTTCGCGTCTATATAAGGCGCTGGTGCTTGACAAGCAGACCTGTCTTGATATCTCGGTAGGGGAATTTCCCGGCGGAGAACTGGGAAGCGAAGACCCCGGTCTTTTCCTGATATTCGCCTACCCCAAAGAAGGGGTCAGCACCGCCGAAGTGGAGAAAGGGGTTTACGAGGAGTTGGAAAAACTCGCCGCGACTCCGGTGGACGAAAAAGAACTGACCAAGATAAAGAACCGGATTGACGCCGATTTTATCTGGGGCTTGCAGTCCAATATCGGGCTGGCGGGAAGGCTGGCATCCACTCACTTGCAGGCGCAGGATTGGCAATATCTGCTTAGTTTTCGAGACAAACTCAAGCAGGTGACGGCCGATGATATAATGGCAACAGCAAAGAAATATCTTATCAAGGAGAATCGTACGGTGGCGACTTTGATTCCGAAGATATCCGGGGAGGGAAAATGA